GTGCTCGTATCAGTGAATTTAGTTGGAAAATCACCACTGAAGAGGGTGAAGTATTAGAAGGGTACTTACAATCTCAAATCGTTTCAGACGAGCGTGAAAATGATGGTACATTGTTATTCTCTTTACCAACTCTGCCATGGGGTTACCATAAATTAGAAGTGATTCGTAAGCGTCGTAAAGCACCTTATGAAATGACATTAATTGTGACGCCAAAAGCGTGTTTCAAACAAGATGCAATGCTTAAAGGCAAAAAAATGTGGGGACCAAGCGTTCAATTATACACATTAAGAACACCGCATAACTGGGGTATTGGTGACTTTGGTGATCTTAAGCAACTCGTGGGTGATATTGCTGTTCGTGGCGGTGATTTTGTTGGTTTAAACCCGATTCATTCACTGTTTCCTGCTAACCCTGAAGGGGCGAGCCCATACAGTCCATCCTCTCGTCGTTGGCTAAATATTTTATACATTGATGTATGTTCAGTTCCTGAGTTTGCACTGTGTAACCAAGCTCAAGAGTTGGTTGGTAGTGCAGAATTCCAACAGCGTTTAGCTGATGCTCGTCAATCTCATTGGGTGAATTACTCAGAAGTCTCTGCTCTAAAAATGAGTGTACTTCCATTGCTATTTAGCGAGTTTAAAACTCGTCATTTAGATAAGAAAAGTGCACGAGCAAAAGCCTTCTTAGAGTTTGTTGCCGAAGGTGGCGAGAGCTTATTACATCAAGCTGCATTTGATGCATTGCATAACAGCTTATACAGCCAAGATAATAGTATTTGGGGCTGGCCTGTATTCCCTCATGAATTGCAGCACTTTGATAATAAAGCTGTGCAAAAATACATTGCAGATAATCGTGATCAAGTTGATTTGTATATGTACTTACAATGGGTGGCATTTACTCAAATTAACGATGTGCAACAATTCGCAGAAAATAAAGGCATGGACGTTGGTTTGTATCGTGATTTGGCCGTTGGTGTTGCTGATTCAGGTTCTGAAACGTGGGCTGATCACGGTAACTTATGTCTGGATGTGAGCATTGGTGCGCCGCCAGATATTTTAGGTCCATTGGGACAAAACTGGGGATTACCGCCTTTAAATCCTCACACGCTAAAAGAAACAAGTTACGAAGCGTATGTTCAGTTGTTACGAGCAAACATGAAAGCGTGTGGTGCACTTCGAATTGATCATGTATTGGGCTTGCTACGCTTGTGGTGGATTCCTAAAGGTGAAGATGCAACTAAAGGCGCTTACATGCATTATCCTGTAGAAGATATGCTGTCTATTCTTGCGTTAGAAAGTCATCGTTACCAATGTTCTGTGATTGGTGAGGATTTGGGTACAGTACCAGATGAGATTGTTGATTTGCTTGCAGACGCTGGGATTCACTCGTACAAAGTGTTCTTCTTTGAAACGTCTGAAGACGGTGGTTTCTATTCACCAACGCATTATCAAGAGCAATCAATGTCGGCATTATGTACGCATGATATGCCAACGTTACGTGGTTTCTGGCATTGTGATGATTTGAAAATGGGTGAAGAGATCGGTTTATATCCAGATCCTGAACAACTAAAAGAATTGTTTAATACTCGTGCGGAATCAAAACAAGAGATCTTAAACAGTGTCGATTTCCATGGGTATTTACCAGAAGGTGTGGGCCGTGATGCTTCGTTTGTTCCTATGGATAGATACTTAAGTGATGCGTTGCAATGTCATCTTGCAGCGGGATCGAGCACACTTCTCAGTTTACAGCTTGAAGATTGGCTAGAAATGGATAAACCAGTTAACATACCGGGAACGGTAAATGAATATCCAAACTGGCGTCGTAAACTGTCTGTTACTCTGGACGACATTTTTAATCGTCCGCAGGTTAATGAATTAACCAAACGACTAACCGACATTCGCGCTCAAGCAAGCCAAAAATAAAAGGAGTATTTACGTTGAACTTACTTGTTGAACGTAAAGAAAAGGACATCTACATGCAGCTCGAAAGGGCTGCTTTTTCTGATCCATTTTCTTTTCTAGGTCCACAATATCAAAGCCAAACGACAGCACTACGAGTTTGGCTTCCAGGTGCCACATCGGTAAAAGTACGACTAGCTAACCATGCTGAATATCAATTGCTTTTAGACCCGAAACATTCGGGTGTTTTTGTATTAAATGAAAGCGTTGATATGACAGAAGTTCATTATCAATTAATTATCGATTGGAATGGAACGGAACAAATTCTTGATGACCCATATCAATACCACAATATTTCCCCTACGGATGCGCAAGTTCATACACCAAAAGAGATGTATAACCATTTAGGTGCACATCTATTTAGTGTTGTTCGTGACGGTAAGCAAATTCAAGGTGTGCGTTATTTAGTTTTTGCTCCAAATGCTTCTTCAGCTAGTGTTATTGGCGATTTTAACCAATGGGATGGTCGTCGTCATATTATGCAACGGATAGATAACGGACTTTGGGCGTTATTTATACCTGAACATGCTGTTGGTACTAAGTATAAATTTGAGTTAAAAGGACCAAATGGCGAATCACTTCCTCATAAAATGGATCCTTATGGCGCTCATAATGAGCAGTATCCATCATTTGCATCTGTGGTATATGATCAAACCTCTTATCAGTGGAATGATGTCAAATGGCAGCAAAGACCAGTAACTGAAAAGCAGAAAGAAGCGCTTTCATTCTATGAACTGCATGCAGGGTCTTGGAAGAGAAATGAAAATGGCGATTTCTTAACCTATCGTGAATTAGCTGAGCAATTAATACCTTATATTTTAGATATGGGTTATACGCACATAGAGTTAATGCCAGTATCAGAACATCCATTTTATGGTTCATGGGGCTATCAACCAATTGGGTTATTTTCACCAACTAGCCGTTTTGGTACGCCTGATGATTTCAAATATTTTGTCGATCAATGCCACCAAGTTGGCATCGGTGTTGTATTAGATTGGGTTCCGGCTCATTTCCCATCGGATTCACATGGTTTGGCCAATTTTGATGGAACATCTTTGTTTAATGATCCAGACCCTCGTCGTGGATGGCACAATGATTGGCAGAGCTTTATTTATAATTATGACCAACCTCATGTGCGTGAATTTTTAGTTTCTAATGCATTATATTGGTTTGAGCATTTCCATATCGATGGTTTGCGTGTCGATGCTGTAGCATCAATGCTTTACCTTGATTATTCACGTAATGATGGCGAATGGATCCCTAACTGGGAAGGTGGAAATCATAACCACGGAGCCATCGCTTTATTAAAGTGGATGAACGAAGAGGTGTATTCACATTATCCTAATTCGATGACCATTGCGGAAGAATCAACGGCTTTTCCTGGGGTCTCTGCTCCTACTTTTGCTGGTGGTTTGGGCTTTGGCTTTAAGTGGAACATGGGTTGGATGCATGACAGCTTAAATTACATTAGAGAAGATCCGATTCACCGAAAATATCACCACGATACCATCACTTTCCCGCTAGTTTATGCATTTAGTGAGAACTTTATCCTTTCGCTTTCACACGATGAAGTGGTTTATGGAAAAGGCTCAATCTTAGATAAAATGCCTGGAGATGAATGGCAAAAAACGGCAAACTTACGTGCCTATATGGGGTATATGTATGGTCAGCCGGGTAAGAAATTAAACTTCATGGGGGCTGAAATAGCTCAAAGTGCAGAGTGGGATCATGATGGTCAATTACAGTGGTTCTTAACTCAATTTGAGCGTCACTCTGGTATGCAATCGCTAGTGCGTGATTTAAATAAATTATACACAACAGAGCCTGCGCTTTATCAAAAAGATTGTGAGCCTGCTGGTTTTGAGTGGCGACTACAAGATGAAGCAGAAATGAGTGTTCTAGCTCATGAACGTTTAGGTGATAATGGTGAGCGAATCCTCGTTGTTAGTAACTTTACACCAGCACCAAGAGAGGATTTCCGTTTAGGAATGCCTGTTGCTGGTCAGTATGAGTTGATTTTAAACAGTGATGCTCATTTTTATGGGGGCAGTGATTACTCTGTTATTAGTGAAGTGTCTACAGAGAAGGTTGAGTCTCAAGGATTAGCACAATCTATTGTTATTACGTTACCACCGCTTTCTACGGTCTTTTATCGTTTAAAATAACAAATCACAAGTATGAATGAAAAAAGCCCTAAGTCAGTTTCTGATTTAGGGCTTTTTATTAAAAGAATGAGCAACCTGTTCTTTATTTAAATTGATATTAATTATCGTTAGTCAGTAAATACTCATCAAACCCAAGTTGAGTTAAATTTTCAAATGCTTGCCATACCTCATCAGGTATTTCTTGTGCTTCTTGATAACCTAATGTGGGATAAACTTTTAATCTATGTAATTCACCTAATATAATACTAGCAATATGATCAAATGTAATTTCATCGGTAGGGTAATTGATAAAACTAATATTAGGTGAGCTGATACAGAATTCTATATCATTCCAGTTTTTTAAGAATGTCGCTAATAGTCGACGTTCCATATAAGGCTTCTGAACTAAAAGAAGTGATGAAACCGATATATTTTTTTCTTTTAATAGTGCTTGAGTGAAAAAGATATTTTCACCTGTATTGGTTGCTTTTGTTTCAACGATAATAGCAGAGGAGGGGACTCCCATGTCTTTTGCTACATTTGCAAATGTTTCAGCTTCACTTAAAGTGAATAATCCTTCTGTTGCTCTACCCTGAGCCCCTGAGAATATAAGTAACGGAGCATAACCATCTAAATAGAGTTGGGCTGCATGTTCTGCCACTCTTAGATCGTAGCTACATAAAACAAAGATCGCATCTGATTTTCTAATCTCTTGATTTACAAGGTGATAATCCCAAACTGTTTGCAACTGCTTAAAAAGGCTTACTGCCATATCTACACTTCCTGAAAGCGAATGAGGAGAAATAATTGCACTGAGATAGTTAAGTTTCAATACATATTTTAAAGTACGCATGATTATATAATGGCTTGGTAAAATTATTGTTAACCATTTGTGTTGCATATAGCTTAAAGATTGAGCTGGAGCACAGTATTGAATGAATTCATTTTGCAAGTGAATATAAACGAAACATTTCACAGATTTGTAAAAAATTTATGTTAACTTAATCTCAAAATAAAGAATTCAAGAAATTCTATCTATATTAATAATAATCTCAGGGAGAACACATGGCTGGTGTATTAGGGATGATTTTGGCTGGTGGCGAAGGCTCACGTCTACGTCCATTAACGGAATCAAGAACAAAACCTGCAGTACCATTTGGTGGCAGTTATCGCTTAATTGATTTTGCATTAAATAATTTTGTAAATGCAGATTTAATGCGAATTTATGTATTAACTCAATTTAAATCTCAATCGCTTTTTCAACATATGAAAAAAGGTTGGAATGTGAATGGAATAACCGACCGTTTTATTGACCCTGTTCCTGCTCAAATGCGAACAGGTAAGCGTTGGTATGAAGGAACAGCTGATGCAATATATCAAAATATCAGTTTTATAGAATCAACAGATCCTGAACACGTATGTATTTTTGGTTCTGATCATATTTATAAAATGGATATCCGCCAAATGCTTGATTTTCATAAAAAGAAAAAAGCAGCATTAACGGTATCAGCACTACGCATGCCTGCAAAGGATGCCTCTGGCTTTGGTGTTATTGAAGTTGATGAACATGGCAAAATGATCGGTTTTGAAGAAAAACCATCAAACCCTAAATGTATTCCTGGTCAACCTGGTATCGCTTTGGTATCAATGGGTAATTACATTTTTGAAGCAGAAAGTCTTTGTAAAGAATTGATCCATGATGCGGCGCTTGAAGACTCTTCACATGACTTCGGTAAAGACATCATTCCTAAAATGTTTCCTGAAGGCAATGTTTACGTTTATGACTTCAGTACGAATCATATTACTGGCGAGAAGAAAGAAGTTTATTGGCGTGATGTGGGTACGATCGAGTCGTATTGGGAAGCTCATATGGACTTATTAAAGAAAGATGCACCATTTTCTTTATATAATCGTAAATGGCCGCTTCATACTTATTATCCACCATTACCACCTGCGACTTTCTCTGATTCAGATAATGGTCGAGTGCAGATCATTGATAGTCTCGTTTGTGGTGGCAGTTATATCCGTGGTTCACGTATCGAAAAGTCAGTACTGGGTTTTAGAAGTAATATTGCATCCGCTTGTGATATTAGTGAAAGTATTCTGTTAGGTAATGTAAAAGTCGGTAAAGGCTGTGTTTTGCGCCGAGTGATTGTCGATAAAGGTGCGGATATTGCTCCTGGAACTGAAATAGGTGTAAACCTTCAAGAAGATAAGAAAAAATACCACGTATCAGATGAGGGTATTGTTGTTATCCCTAAAGGAGAGAGAGTTGGTTACTAAGACGCTATCAATTGTATTTGTAGCATCTGAAGTTGACGGGTTAATAAAAAGTGGAGGCTTGGCAGATGTTGCCAAGGCTCTGCCTAAGTCATTAAAAGAGCAAGGGCATAATGTTCAGATTGTTATGCCTGCTTATAAGACGATTGCTGGTCGAGATGATGCTGAAATTATTCTAACGACGCAATTAGAGCATTGGCCTCATACTGCATATCAAGTTAGATCACTTAGTATTGATGGAATTTCGGTATTTGCCATCGAATCTGGAGATTATTTTGAACGTGCTGAGATGTATGCTGAAAATAATCAAGCCTATGCTGATAATGGCGAACGCTTTGCTTTCTTTAGTGCGGCGACATTAGATCTGCTTCCTAAATTACTGAATAAGAAACCTGATATTATTCATGTAAATGACTGGCATACAGGGCTCATTCCTTATTTATTGAAAAAACGCTATGCGGAAAATGAGTTTTACCATCAAACCCGAAGTGTGTTATCCATTCATAATGCAGTGTTTAAAGGTATTTTTCATTACGATGAAATTGCTTGTTTGTCTGAATTTAAGTCTCATTTTGTTCCAGAAGCGTCGATAAGTCATACGCACGTTAGTATGCTCAAGGCTGGGGTTCAGTGCGCCGATAAGATTAATGCGGTTAGTCCGAATTATGCAAAAGAGTTACTTACTGAGCTAGGGTCTCATGGCATGGCAAGTGACTTTCAAGATCGCGAATCAGATTTGATTGGGATTTTAAATGGCTGTGATTACAGTGAATGGAACCCAGAAAAAGACAGTTACATTCCTAAGCAATTTAAAGTAAATCGAATAAGTATGGTTCGAGGTAAAAAGGCATGTAAGGCTGCATTGCAGCAAGAAGTATCATTACCTCAAAAAGACGTTGCTATGTACGGTATGGTTTGTCGTTTGACTAATCAAAAAGGCATTCAGTATTTGTTACCTATCTTAGAGCAGTTTCTGAAAAACGATTTACAGCTTGTCATTGTAGGTACAGGAGACCCCGTACTTGCTGCTCGTCTAACAGAGATAGCACAAGAGCATAGTGACAAGTTTGCGTTTGTTGAAGCGTACGATAATAAACTTGCGCATTGGGTAGAGGCTGGTTCCGATTTCTTTATCATGCCATCAGAGTTTGAACCTTGTGGCTTAAATCAGATCTACAGCATGGCTTATGGTACTTTGCCAATAGTTCGTGAAGTAGGAGGGTTGAAAGACAGCGTCAATAACTACGATGATGATATTGAAAATGCGACAGGATTTAGCTTTAAAAATCCTGAACCTATGGAGTTATTACTTGTGCTTATGCGCTCGTTATTGCTTTATAGCCAAAACCTCAATGAAGTAAAACGTGTCCAATTGCATGCTATGAAACAAGATTTTTGCTGGAATAAAGCGGCACTAAAATACATAGAAATGTATCGAACAGCTATAAATAGTTAATAAATAATCAAAAATGAGTTAACTTTTAAAGGAAGGCGTAATGTCTTCCTTTTTATTTTGCGGTAGATCATGCACATTTTGATTCTAAGGTATAGAATAACGCTCTTTACTGGCTAGGTAATGTATCGTGATTTCAAAACTTCCTAAATGGGTCGAATACGGCACCTTCTTTCTCGCTTTATTAGCAGGCATTACAAATTCTGTTGGTTTACTTGGTTTCCAACATCAATCTATCTCACACTTATCAGGGACTGCGACATTATTAGGCACTCAACTACTTGGGTTTAATGATACGACTTGGCACTTATTATTTATCATTATTAGCTTTATTCTTGGGTCTTCATTAAGCAGTTTGATTGTCGGTTGTTCAGCTTTAAAGCTTGGTCGTCGTTATAATTTTGCTTTAATTATTGAAAGTGGATTGTTGTTTGCTGCAATGATTGTTCTTAATGAAGGCAGTCAGTGGGGGCACTATTTCGCTTCTGCTGCGTGTGGTTTACAGAATGGTTTGGTTACGACGTATAGTGGTGCGGTTGTTCGAACGACACATGTAACTGGTGTATTAACCGATTTAGGTATCATGCTTGGAATGAAGCTTAAGGGAGAGCCTATTCACCATCGTCGACTGGCTCTATATCTTTATATTGCATTTGGTTTTATTTTTGGTGGCACCATTGGTGGGTATTTTTATCCAATTTTAGAAATTAATACGTTAGCAATACCTGCGACACTATGTGCTTTATTAGCCATGTCATATTCCATTTATTTGTATCAACACAAAGAGATTTAGGTTGGTATTTTAATATAAAAATGGCCGCTCAAACGAGCGGCCATTTTTTTATGCGTTTTTATAAACCAGTGATTAGTTTGTTGGTTGAACTAGTGGCTTGTATGGATTATCTGCTTTACGACACGCCGCTGTGGTGAACAGTACATCTGTTGAACTGTTTAGAGCCGTTTCTGCTGAATCTTGTACAACACCAATGATAAAGCCGATAGCAACAACCTGCATCGCAATGTCGTTTGAAATACCAAATAAGCTACAAGCCAATGGGATTAGTAGTAGTGAGCCACCAGCAACACCTGATGCACCACATGCCGATACTGCAGCTACAAGGCTTAGTAATAATGCTGTTGCTAAGTCAACCTCCACACCTGCAGTATTTACTGCAGCAAGCGTTAGTACTGTGATTGTGATAGCAGCACCTGCCATGTTGATGGTTGCACCTAGTGGGATAGATACAGAGTAAGTATCTTTATGTAGGTTAAGACGCTCACATAATGCCATGTTAACTGGGATGTTTGCCGCAGAGCTTCGTGTGAAGAATGCCGTTACACCACTTTCACGTAGGCATAAAAATACTAATGGGTAAGGATTACGACGAGTACGGATATAAACGATCAATGGGTTTACGATTAAAGCGATGAACGCCATTGAACCAAGTAATACTGCTAATAGGTGAGAGTAACCAGCAAGTACAGCAAAACCGGTTTCAGCAAACGTGTGAGATACAAGGCCAAAGATACCAATTGGTGCAAAGCGGATAACAACCGTTACGATTGCAGAGATACAGTTTGATAAATCAACAAAGATTTTTTTTGTCGCATCAGATGCAGAGTGTAAACCTAAGCCTAGGGCAACAGCCCAACCAAGAATACCAATAAAGTTACCCGTCATTAGTGCATTGATTGGGTTATCAATGATTTTAAATAATAGGGTATTAATGACTTCAACAATACCTTCTGGAGCGGTATTGGTTGCTGCGTCGATAACAAGAGTTAATGTGGTAGGAAAAAGAAAACTCATTACAACAGCAGTTAATGAAGCGCAGAACGTACCAACAAGATATAATACGATAACTGGTTTCATATTTGAGTTCTGTCCACGCTTTTGGTTAGCGATAGAAGCAGCAACAAGAATGAATACAAGTATTGGAGCAACGGCTTTTAATGCACTAACAAATAGTTCACCAAAAAGTCCTGCAGAGATAGCTAGGTCTGGCGCTAACGTAGCGAGAGCCACACCTGCGATAATACCTATTAAAATTTGTATAACGATGTTTGTATTCATCATACGAACGAGTAATGGCTGGGCTTGCGACATAAAAATTCCTTTAATTTAGTACAACACACACCTTATCTGGTGCTTATGCGAAGAATAGTAACATTATTGTCTATTTTTTTGCACTAACTTGTTAAAGACATCTCAAATCTGCCGATAACCTATATATTAAAGTGTTATAAAAATCATCGCCGTTTATTTTGACGGCACTATATTATTAAGTGAGCTATATCTATGAGTGGAATGTTAAATAGCGTTGATCAACGTACCCAGTTAGTGGGTGAAAATAGATTGGAATTGTTACTTTTTAAACTTAATACCACTCAGATTTTTGCAATTAACGTTTTTAAAGTAAAAGAGATTTTAAAGGTTCCTGCATTAACCAAATTACCGGGTTCACATCATCATATATCAGGCGTAGCAAGTTTACGTGGTGAGTCAGTGCCTGTTATCGATCTGCGTGGCGCCATTGGTATGAGACCGATGGGGAGTGAAGAAGAAACCAACTTAATTATTACCGAATATAACCGTACCACTCAA
The window above is part of the Aliivibrio fischeri ATCC 7744 = JCM 18803 = DSM 507 genome. Proteins encoded here:
- the sstT gene encoding serine/threonine transporter SstT, which encodes MSQAQPLLVRMMNTNIVIQILIGIIAGVALATLAPDLAISAGLFGELFVSALKAVAPILVFILVAASIANQKRGQNSNMKPVIVLYLVGTFCASLTAVVMSFLFPTTLTLVIDAATNTAPEGIVEVINTLLFKIIDNPINALMTGNFIGILGWAVALGLGLHSASDATKKIFVDLSNCISAIVTVVIRFAPIGIFGLVSHTFAETGFAVLAGYSHLLAVLLGSMAFIALIVNPLIVYIRTRRNPYPLVFLCLRESGVTAFFTRSSAANIPVNMALCERLNLHKDTYSVSIPLGATINMAGAAITITVLTLAAVNTAGVEVDLATALLLSLVAAVSACGASGVAGGSLLLIPLACSLFGISNDIAMQVVAIGFIIGVVQDSAETALNSSTDVLFTTAACRKADNPYKPLVQPTN
- a CDS encoding YoaK family protein translates to MISKLPKWVEYGTFFLALLAGITNSVGLLGFQHQSISHLSGTATLLGTQLLGFNDTTWHLLFIIISFILGSSLSSLIVGCSALKLGRRYNFALIIESGLLFAAMIVLNEGSQWGHYFASAACGLQNGLVTTYSGAVVRTTHVTGVLTDLGIMLGMKLKGEPIHHRRLALYLYIAFGFIFGGTIGGYFYPILEINTLAIPATLCALLAMSYSIYLYQHKEI
- the malQ gene encoding 4-alpha-glucanotransferase codes for the protein MKDNNNVLHQVAELAGLKNSYVSAWGNEAKVSDETLIRLLASLGYDTKNDKTLLSSAEKKHKKDVLSTVQVVRDNEPLQVEMNLGKSARISEFSWKITTEEGEVLEGYLQSQIVSDERENDGTLLFSLPTLPWGYHKLEVIRKRRKAPYEMTLIVTPKACFKQDAMLKGKKMWGPSVQLYTLRTPHNWGIGDFGDLKQLVGDIAVRGGDFVGLNPIHSLFPANPEGASPYSPSSRRWLNILYIDVCSVPEFALCNQAQELVGSAEFQQRLADARQSHWVNYSEVSALKMSVLPLLFSEFKTRHLDKKSARAKAFLEFVAEGGESLLHQAAFDALHNSLYSQDNSIWGWPVFPHELQHFDNKAVQKYIADNRDQVDLYMYLQWVAFTQINDVQQFAENKGMDVGLYRDLAVGVADSGSETWADHGNLCLDVSIGAPPDILGPLGQNWGLPPLNPHTLKETSYEAYVQLLRANMKACGALRIDHVLGLLRLWWIPKGEDATKGAYMHYPVEDMLSILALESHRYQCSVIGEDLGTVPDEIVDLLADAGIHSYKVFFFETSEDGGFYSPTHYQEQSMSALCTHDMPTLRGFWHCDDLKMGEEIGLYPDPEQLKELFNTRAESKQEILNSVDFHGYLPEGVGRDASFVPMDRYLSDALQCHLAAGSSTLLSLQLEDWLEMDKPVNIPGTVNEYPNWRRKLSVTLDDIFNRPQVNELTKRLTDIRAQASQK
- the glgB gene encoding 1,4-alpha-glucan branching protein GlgB — its product is MQLERAAFSDPFSFLGPQYQSQTTALRVWLPGATSVKVRLANHAEYQLLLDPKHSGVFVLNESVDMTEVHYQLIIDWNGTEQILDDPYQYHNISPTDAQVHTPKEMYNHLGAHLFSVVRDGKQIQGVRYLVFAPNASSASVIGDFNQWDGRRHIMQRIDNGLWALFIPEHAVGTKYKFELKGPNGESLPHKMDPYGAHNEQYPSFASVVYDQTSYQWNDVKWQQRPVTEKQKEALSFYELHAGSWKRNENGDFLTYRELAEQLIPYILDMGYTHIELMPVSEHPFYGSWGYQPIGLFSPTSRFGTPDDFKYFVDQCHQVGIGVVLDWVPAHFPSDSHGLANFDGTSLFNDPDPRRGWHNDWQSFIYNYDQPHVREFLVSNALYWFEHFHIDGLRVDAVASMLYLDYSRNDGEWIPNWEGGNHNHGAIALLKWMNEEVYSHYPNSMTIAEESTAFPGVSAPTFAGGLGFGFKWNMGWMHDSLNYIREDPIHRKYHHDTITFPLVYAFSENFILSLSHDEVVYGKGSILDKMPGDEWQKTANLRAYMGYMYGQPGKKLNFMGAEIAQSAEWDHDGQLQWFLTQFERHSGMQSLVRDLNKLYTTEPALYQKDCEPAGFEWRLQDEAEMSVLAHERLGDNGERILVVSNFTPAPREDFRLGMPVAGQYELILNSDAHFYGGSDYSVISEVSTEKVESQGLAQSIVITLPPLSTVFYRLK
- a CDS encoding YdcF family protein; protein product: MAVSLFKQLQTVWDYHLVNQEIRKSDAIFVLCSYDLRVAEHAAQLYLDGYAPLLIFSGAQGRATEGLFTLSEAETFANVAKDMGVPSSAIIVETKATNTGENIFFTQALLKEKNISVSSLLLVQKPYMERRLLATFLKNWNDIEFCISSPNISFINYPTDEITFDHIASIILGELHRLKVYPTLGYQEAQEIPDEVWQAFENLTQLGFDEYLLTNDN
- the glgC gene encoding glucose-1-phosphate adenylyltransferase produces the protein MAGVLGMILAGGEGSRLRPLTESRTKPAVPFGGSYRLIDFALNNFVNADLMRIYVLTQFKSQSLFQHMKKGWNVNGITDRFIDPVPAQMRTGKRWYEGTADAIYQNISFIESTDPEHVCIFGSDHIYKMDIRQMLDFHKKKKAALTVSALRMPAKDASGFGVIEVDEHGKMIGFEEKPSNPKCIPGQPGIALVSMGNYIFEAESLCKELIHDAALEDSSHDFGKDIIPKMFPEGNVYVYDFSTNHITGEKKEVYWRDVGTIESYWEAHMDLLKKDAPFSLYNRKWPLHTYYPPLPPATFSDSDNGRVQIIDSLVCGGSYIRGSRIEKSVLGFRSNIASACDISESILLGNVKVGKGCVLRRVIVDKGADIAPGTEIGVNLQEDKKKYHVSDEGIVVIPKGERVGY
- the glgA gene encoding glycogen synthase GlgA; the protein is MVTKTLSIVFVASEVDGLIKSGGLADVAKALPKSLKEQGHNVQIVMPAYKTIAGRDDAEIILTTQLEHWPHTAYQVRSLSIDGISVFAIESGDYFERAEMYAENNQAYADNGERFAFFSAATLDLLPKLLNKKPDIIHVNDWHTGLIPYLLKKRYAENEFYHQTRSVLSIHNAVFKGIFHYDEIACLSEFKSHFVPEASISHTHVSMLKAGVQCADKINAVSPNYAKELLTELGSHGMASDFQDRESDLIGILNGCDYSEWNPEKDSYIPKQFKVNRISMVRGKKACKAALQQEVSLPQKDVAMYGMVCRLTNQKGIQYLLPILEQFLKNDLQLVIVGTGDPVLAARLTEIAQEHSDKFAFVEAYDNKLAHWVEAGSDFFIMPSEFEPCGLNQIYSMAYGTLPIVREVGGLKDSVNNYDDDIENATGFSFKNPEPMELLLVLMRSLLLYSQNLNEVKRVQLHAMKQDFCWNKAALKYIEMYRTAINS